In the genome of Coraliomargarita algicola, one region contains:
- a CDS encoding carbohydrate binding domain-containing protein produces MTPFRLTVALCSLLSIGLTLADAQPGALNGPDYAPPFEIKQGERVDGELRTETFLDKQDENRPALAASWVYGNKRVAARETKLNLKQTDRDNEFTLYVNEAPIMKCIFVANYINADGENVPMMAPKLFETSNLEADPDTGVIRVSNRYPLPDGTEAEFSYSLKSLGDSRVEVSWDIGCSAEQVEAFREAGVMLNNYVMYFDIEGDYRENGLEVNGTSMEPKPIDELKAHEQDRLVVWQGTVHELSYAPSKPFYGFDIISESGLRGRLREVYQYKRIDLGFMFHGSQPQDSFIIDFGKVAPPADDAPPAVEGHDLWAQDALHLPQSPTRNLFPNPSFEQGMRYWRWWFGGARYERSDLLRYGVDPDAGLFGSNAMVIHPVQRASQTLRSFSMPSAKGKTYTVSYYAKAEIEGASAFLAPLSSKTGGQFTRATVYATERNELSTEWQRFSFSFVSDGTPISFILSANEKGAEFGSMACNMKRGLSRPSLFRLLWRDSSKRLITKIMLRRETRLRRVLKSAAMRLRMVN; encoded by the coding sequence ATGACTCCATTCCGATTGACTGTCGCCCTTTGTTCATTGCTGAGCATCGGCCTTACGCTGGCCGATGCTCAGCCTGGAGCCCTCAACGGTCCGGATTATGCGCCACCCTTTGAAATTAAGCAAGGCGAGCGGGTTGATGGAGAACTGCGGACAGAGACATTCCTGGATAAGCAGGATGAGAATCGACCTGCTTTGGCGGCTTCTTGGGTCTACGGCAATAAGCGTGTGGCGGCACGGGAGACCAAGCTGAACCTGAAGCAAACGGATCGGGACAATGAGTTCACTTTATATGTAAATGAAGCGCCGATCATGAAGTGCATCTTCGTGGCGAACTATATAAACGCGGATGGGGAGAATGTGCCGATGATGGCGCCCAAACTCTTTGAAACTTCGAATTTGGAGGCTGACCCTGATACGGGAGTCATTCGTGTCAGTAATCGTTACCCGCTGCCGGATGGGACGGAGGCTGAATTTTCCTACAGCCTAAAGTCACTCGGTGATAGCCGCGTCGAAGTCAGTTGGGATATCGGTTGCAGTGCGGAGCAGGTCGAGGCATTTCGTGAGGCAGGGGTGATGCTAAATAATTATGTCATGTATTTTGATATTGAAGGTGACTATCGTGAAAATGGCCTTGAGGTGAATGGCACGAGTATGGAGCCAAAGCCGATCGATGAGTTAAAGGCGCACGAGCAGGATCGCTTAGTCGTTTGGCAGGGAACCGTGCATGAATTGAGCTATGCGCCAAGCAAGCCATTCTACGGCTTTGATATTATTTCAGAGTCTGGTCTGCGTGGGCGCTTGCGCGAAGTGTATCAATACAAGCGTATTGACTTGGGCTTTATGTTTCATGGCTCGCAGCCGCAAGATTCGTTTATCATTGATTTCGGAAAGGTGGCTCCACCTGCAGACGATGCCCCTCCCGCGGTGGAAGGGCATGATCTTTGGGCGCAGGATGCCTTGCATCTGCCACAGTCGCCGACACGTAATCTCTTTCCGAATCCAAGCTTTGAACAAGGAATGCGCTATTGGCGTTGGTGGTTTGGGGGGGCTCGCTACGAGCGTTCGGATCTGCTGCGTTACGGGGTGGACCCAGATGCGGGGCTCTTTGGTTCCAATGCCATGGTGATTCATCCTGTGCAACGGGCGAGCCAAACCTTGCGGAGCTTTTCTATGCCGAGTGCCAAGGGGAAGACCTATACGGTCAGTTATTACGCCAAGGCTGAAATCGAAGGAGCCAGTGCCTTCTTAGCCCCTCTCAGTAGTAAGACGGGCGGCCAATTTACACGTGCGACCGTCTATGCGACGGAGCGCAATGAATTGAGCACAGAGTGGCAGCGTTTCTCTTTCTCATTTGTATCTGATGGCACGCCGATCTCCTTTATTCTCAGTGCGAATGAGAAGGGGGCAGAATTTGGCTCGATGGCTTGCAATATGAAGCGGGGCCTGAGCCGACCGAGTTTGTTTCGGCTCCTTTGGAGGGACTCCTCAAAACGTCTCATTACCAAAATAATGTTGAGGCGGGAGACCCGATTGAGGCGCGTTTTAAAATCAGCGGCGATGCGGCTACGCATGGTCAATTGA
- a CDS encoding sugar-binding protein, which yields MTNLYRPVSLQKQTPGGHPGDIEAQFQVAWDEENFYLRVEAEDDIFNVNYEPFWASSVAQKGHLYQLDGCLEVYFDCAANGRVNNAGLDLDDYRYDFSASHASGDSGPALVCRFREVFLEYAGGTEFPTKEEAARGIEAEFTRISETRYAYTITFARKYILPMKLEAGSQVGFGMYLHDRMDDGTFGNKGLSLATEEGAHVNENPQLWPIMMLAE from the coding sequence ATGACCAATCTGTATCGTCCGGTTAGTTTGCAAAAGCAGACCCCTGGCGGGCATCCGGGTGATATCGAAGCGCAGTTTCAAGTCGCATGGGACGAGGAGAACTTCTATCTACGCGTTGAAGCGGAGGACGATATTTTTAACGTGAATTATGAACCTTTCTGGGCTTCGTCCGTCGCCCAAAAGGGGCACTTGTATCAACTCGACGGTTGCTTGGAAGTTTACTTCGATTGCGCGGCCAACGGACGCGTCAATAATGCAGGACTGGATCTGGATGACTACCGTTACGACTTCAGCGCGAGTCATGCATCTGGAGACAGCGGGCCTGCGTTGGTTTGCCGCTTCCGGGAAGTATTCTTGGAGTATGCCGGCGGCACAGAATTCCCGACCAAGGAAGAAGCCGCACGTGGTATCGAGGCAGAGTTCACACGTATTTCGGAGACACGTTATGCTTATACGATCACTTTCGCTCGTAAGTATATTCTACCGATGAAGCTGGAGGCTGGTTCTCAAGTGGGCTTTGGTATGTATCTGCACGATCGGATGGATGACGGCACTTTTGGTAACAAGGGCTTGAGTCTCGCCACGGAAGAGGGGGCGCATGTGAATGAGAACCCACAACTTTGGCCGATCATGATGCTTGCTGAGTAG
- a CDS encoding acetylxylan esterase, giving the protein MKNYLYSLILCLLAQIVSAQTYRFEIYQSHADGIYQAGEPIVFKVRMLEDGEAITDKGFRCILYHNRKEVAREDFFTADLVEYTTQLEAPGWCQLTVVGISAEGKPLYHEVGGRRQQALGYSGAVVDPLEMKPGLAEPDDFDAFWAQEKAKLQAIPLLAKRTLVPDVHASFQIEYVEVPVGSGFRPVNATLKIPANAQAKSLPIFVHVHGAGVHLPKTNLAWQPPVPKESSVKGPVIFMNLNAHGLPNDQPQEFYTALREGALKDYPYQNIDDPDRYYMKGVILRLMRALEFMKTLPEWDGQNVIVSGGSQGGAQALIAAGLDTDVSFIYADVPAMCDFGGPVVGHAPGWPRPYEGHEDGTYRLTLASPSQEQTVGVEDIVHLGYFDAANFACRIRAQAVLRTGGWDGVCPPTGVFAAYNNIPTENKSIQFAPQGGHTRGNYKADQEQDLALYIGDRKQPSISVE; this is encoded by the coding sequence ATGAAGAACTATCTCTACAGCCTAATTCTTTGCCTATTGGCTCAGATCGTCTCTGCGCAAACTTACCGCTTCGAAATCTATCAGAGTCATGCGGATGGTATTTATCAGGCCGGGGAGCCCATCGTTTTTAAAGTGCGCATGTTGGAAGATGGCGAAGCGATTACGGATAAAGGCTTCCGCTGTATTCTCTATCACAATCGCAAGGAAGTGGCTCGCGAGGATTTTTTCACCGCGGATCTGGTGGAATACACGACTCAGTTGGAGGCGCCTGGATGGTGTCAGCTGACTGTGGTCGGGATCAGTGCCGAAGGTAAACCGCTCTATCACGAGGTCGGCGGTCGCAGGCAGCAAGCGCTCGGGTATTCGGGCGCGGTGGTCGATCCACTGGAGATGAAGCCGGGCTTGGCAGAACCTGATGATTTTGATGCTTTTTGGGCTCAGGAGAAAGCGAAGTTGCAAGCAATCCCGCTGCTGGCCAAGCGAACACTTGTGCCGGATGTGCACGCGAGTTTTCAGATCGAGTATGTCGAAGTTCCCGTGGGCAGCGGATTTCGTCCCGTCAATGCCACACTCAAAATACCAGCCAATGCGCAAGCGAAGTCACTGCCGATTTTTGTCCATGTGCATGGGGCGGGGGTGCATTTGCCAAAGACGAATTTGGCTTGGCAACCACCTGTGCCTAAAGAGTCCTCGGTGAAGGGGCCTGTCATTTTTATGAATTTAAATGCGCATGGCCTTCCCAACGATCAGCCGCAGGAATTCTATACCGCACTGAGAGAGGGAGCGTTGAAAGACTATCCATATCAAAATATTGATGATCCCGACCGCTACTATATGAAGGGCGTGATCCTTCGTTTGATGCGGGCCTTGGAATTTATGAAGACCTTACCTGAGTGGGATGGACAGAATGTCATCGTATCCGGCGGAAGCCAGGGAGGTGCACAAGCGCTCATCGCGGCAGGGCTGGATACTGACGTGAGCTTTATATATGCAGACGTGCCTGCCATGTGTGATTTTGGTGGCCCCGTGGTGGGGCATGCTCCCGGTTGGCCGCGGCCCTATGAGGGGCATGAGGACGGGACTTATCGATTGACACTGGCAAGCCCGAGCCAGGAGCAGACTGTAGGTGTCGAAGACATTGTGCACCTCGGATATTTTGATGCGGCTAATTTTGCCTGTCGTATTCGCGCCCAAGCGGTCTTACGCACAGGAGGTTGGGATGGAGTTTGCCCGCCAACGGGGGTCTTTGCCGCCTACAATAATATTCCGACTGAGAATAAATCAATTCAGTTTGCTCCGCAGGGCGGGCATACGCGTGGCAATTATAAAGCCGATCAGGAACAGGACTTGGCCTTATACATCGGAGATCGCAAGCAGCCTTCGATCAGCGTGGAATAG
- a CDS encoding low molecular weight protein-tyrosine-phosphatase, producing the protein MHRILFLCMGNICRSPAGHCVLQHLVDEAGLTDHFEIESAGTTGFHVGAPPDSRMQQVMRERGIPVIGRSRQLEAEDLEYYDLILAMDQDNFDGARYLDRRGQYGDKIKLFCEYCTEHDEREVPDPYYGGDRGFDHVMDLIEDGCRNLLKELSAL; encoded by the coding sequence ATGCATCGCATCTTATTTTTATGTATGGGCAATATTTGTCGTTCACCAGCAGGGCATTGTGTCTTGCAGCATTTGGTGGACGAGGCTGGCCTAACAGATCATTTCGAAATTGAATCCGCCGGTACCACCGGTTTTCATGTGGGCGCTCCGCCTGATTCACGTATGCAACAGGTTATGCGTGAACGGGGGATTCCAGTCATCGGGCGATCCCGGCAACTGGAAGCTGAGGATCTTGAATATTATGATCTAATTCTAGCGATGGATCAGGACAATTTCGACGGTGCACGTTACTTGGACCGGCGCGGGCAGTATGGGGATAAGATTAAGCTCTTTTGTGAATATTGCACGGAGCATGATGAACGTGAAGTGCCCGACCCATATTATGGTGGTGATCGAGGCTTCGATCATGTCATGGATCTGATTGAGGATGGTTGTCGAAATCTGCTAAAGGAGCTTTCCGCTCTATAG
- a CDS encoding LrgB family protein, with translation MIEIIQGSFWCACTLTIYLSSQKLHRTYGRWWSSPMLVTWAGCGILILALHANYREYLLGTNWMIWLLGPATVAFAIPIYRQQALIQKHWLLLCIGVAVGSLLAFATCWGLAAFFHFSPEIRASLLPRSVTTPLAMEASSRIGGVPELTAIFTAITGLFGAAIGESLLCFLPIRSSFARGALFGMGAHGAGVAKAREIGQEEGVVASLIMILAGLLNVLLAGLISSL, from the coding sequence ATGATTGAAATCATTCAAGGCAGCTTCTGGTGCGCCTGCACACTCACGATCTATCTAAGCTCGCAAAAATTACATCGTACATACGGGCGCTGGTGGAGTTCACCGATGCTAGTGACTTGGGCAGGCTGCGGCATACTAATCCTCGCCCTACATGCCAATTATCGGGAATATTTGCTTGGCACCAATTGGATGATTTGGCTGCTAGGCCCCGCAACGGTCGCATTTGCGATTCCGATCTATCGGCAACAAGCCTTAATCCAAAAGCATTGGTTACTCCTGTGTATAGGCGTTGCAGTCGGCAGTCTTCTTGCATTTGCCACTTGCTGGGGGCTCGCCGCATTTTTTCACTTTTCCCCGGAAATCCGAGCAAGTCTACTGCCTCGCTCGGTCACGACCCCCTTGGCCATGGAAGCATCCTCTCGAATCGGCGGCGTACCGGAATTAACTGCAATCTTCACAGCAATCACGGGATTATTTGGAGCTGCCATTGGAGAAAGCTTACTCTGTTTCTTACCGATCCGCTCCAGCTTCGCTCGCGGCGCCCTCTTCGGCATGGGAGCCCATGGAGCCGGCGTCGCCAAAGCCCGCGAAATAGGACAGGAAGAAGGCGTCGTCGCCAGCCTGATCATGATTCTCGCAGGCTTGCTAAATGTGTTGCTTGCCGGATTGATCTCTAGCCTATAG
- a CDS encoding CidA/LrgA family protein: protein MIETVSAATHQSVSIQQRGIQVIALALFCWLAQQFTAKLNWPIPGSLVGLLLLWFLLNRRMLPATWVEHGANDLLQHLMLFFVPAMLALVNRPDLFSMLGVKLLIVVFISTLAVMCGTACVVEIGFRLRND from the coding sequence ATGATAGAAACAGTTTCCGCAGCCACACATCAGAGTGTCTCCATCCAGCAGCGCGGGATACAGGTGATCGCCCTAGCCCTATTCTGTTGGCTTGCACAGCAATTCACGGCGAAACTAAACTGGCCCATACCAGGAAGCTTAGTTGGGCTATTATTACTTTGGTTTTTATTGAACCGTCGCATGTTACCCGCGACTTGGGTCGAGCATGGTGCCAATGATTTACTCCAGCACTTGATGCTTTTTTTCGTGCCTGCCATGCTGGCCTTAGTCAATCGCCCGGACTTGTTCAGCATGCTCGGCGTCAAACTACTCATAGTAGTCTTTATAAGCACGCTCGCAGTCATGTGCGGAACCGCTTGTGTGGTGGAAATTGGATTTCGTTTACGTAATGATTGA
- a CDS encoding LysR family transcriptional regulator yields the protein MELRHLEYFVSVVRLGSFTAAAKALGTTQPTVSKALSILEHECGARLLDRLSEGVKVTDLGEVVLRRATAMLAEREYLQAEIAAHKGLVTGHLRLGLPALGSSVLFAPLVAAYRQRYPGIEIDLHEQGSRRLEEMVRSGQIEMGATLAPVPSDFEWQAVVDEPMLALLPRGHPLAGRRAVKFDELVSSPFITFEEGFVLNVILAKACRARNVTLNVAARGAHADFIIALVAAGLGVSLLPRVEVESRGQLSVFTALIDEPDLRWRLGLMWRRSLPLSPAASRWLDLVNESPLARL from the coding sequence ATGGAACTTCGGCATTTAGAATATTTTGTATCTGTTGTACGTTTGGGAAGCTTCACAGCTGCGGCCAAAGCGTTGGGGACGACTCAGCCCACAGTCAGCAAGGCGTTGTCGATCTTGGAACATGAATGTGGTGCGCGGCTACTGGATCGTTTAAGCGAGGGCGTCAAGGTGACTGATCTGGGCGAGGTCGTGCTACGGCGGGCGACTGCGATGCTTGCTGAGAGAGAATATCTGCAGGCTGAAATTGCGGCGCACAAAGGTTTAGTGACGGGGCACTTGCGTCTGGGGCTGCCTGCATTGGGCAGTAGTGTGTTATTTGCGCCCTTGGTGGCTGCTTATCGCCAGCGATACCCCGGGATCGAGATCGATCTGCATGAGCAGGGCAGCCGTCGACTGGAAGAGATGGTGCGATCAGGCCAAATCGAAATGGGGGCCACTCTGGCTCCGGTGCCGTCTGATTTTGAGTGGCAAGCAGTCGTGGATGAGCCGATGCTGGCATTATTGCCGCGGGGGCATCCATTGGCAGGGCGGCGTGCTGTCAAATTTGATGAGCTGGTTTCGAGTCCATTCATCACATTTGAAGAGGGCTTTGTGCTGAATGTGATATTGGCCAAAGCTTGTCGTGCACGCAACGTTACCTTAAATGTGGCGGCACGTGGAGCGCATGCTGATTTTATCATCGCTTTGGTGGCCGCGGGCTTGGGCGTCTCTTTGCTGCCACGTGTGGAGGTCGAGTCGCGCGGTCAGCTTTCTGTGTTCACTGCACTGATCGACGAACCGGATTTACGTTGGCGCCTTGGTTTGATGTGGCGTCGTTCATTGCCGCTCTCGCCGGCCGCGTCCCGCTGGTTGGATCTTGTCAATGAATCGCCCCTAGCTCGACTATGA
- a CDS encoding YfiR family protein, which produces MIRTLQLQLCICALLAILPWGLHAQTVQEENLKAGYLVNFLEFIEWDHTNSKGHRIGVMNSASVVAKINAICTARKYKEHGKPITVTDFKQKEAIKQVDLLFIPRGMQALWPELVQLSEKEQIVLIGEEAGFLESGGLIQFVTTNNRLRFKINCKQAERLNIRMSSKLLSLAIELKR; this is translated from the coding sequence ATGATACGCACACTCCAACTCCAGCTCTGCATTTGTGCACTCTTGGCGATACTTCCCTGGGGTCTACATGCTCAAACCGTCCAAGAAGAAAACCTGAAAGCAGGTTACTTGGTCAACTTTCTGGAGTTTATTGAGTGGGATCACACGAACAGCAAAGGGCACCGGATTGGCGTAATGAACTCCGCGAGCGTAGTTGCTAAAATAAATGCAATCTGCACAGCAAGGAAATACAAAGAGCACGGCAAACCCATCACCGTCACCGATTTCAAACAAAAGGAGGCGATCAAACAAGTCGATCTGCTATTTATTCCCCGCGGTATGCAAGCGCTGTGGCCCGAGCTCGTGCAGCTCTCCGAGAAAGAACAAATCGTTCTCATCGGAGAAGAAGCCGGATTTCTGGAATCAGGTGGGCTCATCCAGTTCGTAACAACGAATAACCGTCTGCGTTTTAAGATAAATTGCAAACAAGCGGAAAGGCTCAACATACGCATGAGCTCTAAATTATTGAGCCTGGCAATAGAACTGAAACGATAG
- a CDS encoding TonB-dependent receptor plug domain-containing protein encodes MNSSPIPFTTPIAIVFSVCFLNSLSGEIAEWSLEELANAPVVVSAKQASRLFDAPVNSYVFDEDAINSLPVDSIPEMLRYAPGVHVVRPTNGSWGIGIHGMNSNWFGRVPFTVDGQSVDASIFSGLSGSQHDLNFADMASVEVVYGPGGILWNNNGGNGTVNVVMKTAFETLGSYVQARIGTQNRAVETRTGWSIDEKSAARVYAKYQDRSESNFEGIGGDDWQTFRAGMRYDTRWTSEDLLSFTANVHGSDLGYSGAHPTSEEDMLTNKGLVRSNDKEELGLNLQSKWIRQFSDDEGISIQAWYAYADFSAAYASFYQNVWGVEASSRSQLANGHELVLTGGITASQIHFNNSYSVTFSDEVPFDSNAHLGVQWTKPLIEDKLELTTALSVRYETLGQTIEWSPSISLLYRPSSQDRIWLSYSRSSRPLNSLVAYGETLNNGLNAIDPFGIHAVSNLQIQWYNEDIPENEDIQTIELGYRHNFESGNEFGASAFFNRYRGLIGQSYRGYSIENAPADPYLRIQIQSDNIANADTYGLDLHYTHVLSKHWQATLAYAYLQTDYQQLSTTDSIDPFAATYNYILYSLMSEQSPQHIASILLAGQLNDNWRTDLGLRYTSSYGPSDINVEQDNILQLDARLTWTPTEQLELSLVGRNLLDSSTAENVLLDYIGDNSEQKREFYLELTYLF; translated from the coding sequence TTGAACAGCAGCCCGATTCCATTTACCACGCCCATAGCCATCGTATTCAGTGTATGTTTTCTCAATAGTTTGTCAGGCGAGATCGCCGAATGGAGCCTAGAGGAGCTGGCCAATGCCCCCGTCGTCGTTTCCGCCAAACAGGCATCCCGACTCTTTGATGCTCCGGTAAACTCATATGTATTCGATGAGGACGCCATCAATTCCCTCCCGGTCGATTCAATCCCGGAAATGCTGCGGTATGCACCCGGCGTTCACGTAGTGCGCCCGACCAATGGCAGTTGGGGCATCGGCATCCACGGCATGAATTCAAATTGGTTCGGTCGCGTGCCTTTTACAGTCGATGGTCAAAGCGTGGACGCCTCCATTTTTTCTGGGCTATCCGGCAGTCAACATGACCTGAACTTTGCAGACATGGCTTCCGTGGAAGTCGTATATGGCCCGGGAGGCATTCTTTGGAACAACAACGGGGGCAATGGAACGGTCAACGTGGTCATGAAAACCGCCTTCGAAACTTTAGGGAGCTACGTGCAAGCGCGCATCGGCACCCAGAATCGCGCAGTAGAAACGCGTACAGGATGGAGTATCGACGAAAAATCGGCCGCCCGTGTCTATGCGAAATACCAAGACCGCAGCGAGAGTAATTTCGAAGGAATCGGTGGTGATGACTGGCAAACATTCCGCGCCGGCATGCGCTATGACACGCGTTGGACCTCCGAAGACCTGCTCAGCTTCACCGCGAATGTGCACGGATCCGACTTAGGCTACAGCGGCGCCCACCCCACCAGCGAAGAAGACATGCTCACCAACAAAGGGCTCGTTCGCAGTAACGACAAAGAAGAGCTCGGACTCAATTTGCAGAGCAAATGGATACGCCAGTTTAGCGACGACGAGGGCATTTCCATCCAAGCCTGGTACGCCTACGCTGATTTTTCTGCTGCCTACGCATCCTTTTATCAAAATGTATGGGGCGTCGAAGCAAGTAGCCGCAGCCAGCTTGCGAATGGGCACGAGCTTGTGCTCACTGGCGGCATCACCGCCAGCCAGATTCATTTCAATAACAGCTACTCAGTCACATTCTCCGACGAGGTACCGTTCGACTCCAATGCTCACTTAGGCGTTCAATGGACCAAGCCCTTAATCGAAGACAAACTGGAACTGACCACTGCGCTCTCCGTACGCTACGAAACACTCGGCCAAACAATCGAATGGTCCCCCTCCATCAGTCTGCTCTACCGCCCCTCTTCCCAAGACCGCATATGGCTCAGCTACAGTCGTTCCAGCCGACCGCTTAATTCGCTGGTCGCCTATGGAGAAACACTCAACAACGGGTTAAATGCAATCGACCCGTTCGGGATCCACGCGGTCAGCAATTTGCAAATCCAATGGTATAATGAAGATATCCCCGAAAATGAAGACATCCAAACAATCGAACTAGGCTACCGCCACAACTTCGAATCTGGCAACGAATTCGGCGCCAGCGCTTTCTTCAATCGATACCGAGGCCTAATCGGACAAAGCTACCGCGGCTACAGTATCGAAAACGCCCCCGCCGATCCCTATCTGCGTATACAGATACAATCAGACAACATCGCCAACGCAGATACATACGGCTTGGACCTACATTACACACACGTGCTCTCGAAGCACTGGCAGGCAACACTCGCCTACGCCTACCTACAAACGGACTACCAACAACTAAGCACCACTGACTCCATAGATCCCTTTGCAGCGACTTATAACTATATACTGTATAGCTTGATGTCTGAGCAATCCCCTCAGCACATCGCCTCAATCTTATTGGCTGGTCAGCTCAATGATAATTGGCGCACCGATTTAGGCCTCCGCTATACCAGCTCATACGGCCCCAGCGATATAAACGTCGAGCAAGATAATATCCTACAATTGGACGCACGCCTCACCTGGACTCCCACCGAGCAACTCGAACTCTCTCTAGTCGGACGTAACCTACTGGATAGCAGCACCGCAGAAAACGTGCTCTTAGACTATATTGGCGACAATTCAGAACAAAAGCGTGAATTCTACCTAGAGCTCACCTATCTATTCTAA